A genomic stretch from Oleomonas cavernae includes:
- a CDS encoding calcium-binding protein yields the protein MSIVFVTGHTIRGTENDDTLTDPFDEGDGLYGFGGNDRLNGLSGNDLLNGGPGADFLNGSFGEDAAEYFFPVTADLANPAANTGDAAGDTYSSIEHLIGSIYSDTLRGNDGINIILGDEGHDTLEGRGGADDLDGGLDNDRLDGGSGFDSLYGGPGNDVFVLADTVSIDGALQFDEIVEEIGNGTDTALVSSTVGRLTYALDENVENAVVTGLSNFNLVGNELGNSLTGNGDDNNRAANTLTGNGGNDFLNGLGGLDTLIGGADGDYYELGDRNFIGQFEDYVYDTVIEAAVAGIDFVNVTPIASPNFYSNYTLTTNVENGAIAGTIAFNLTGNELNNALTGNGGANGLFGAAGNDTLNGLGGLDALIGGTGDDTYVLADATNINGSLTWDTVTEGLDAGIDTVSASSIVGRLTYALDANIENAIVAGGSNFNLAGNELGNVLTGNSAANVLTGNGGADQLHGNAGNDTLDGGDGADTMLGGADDDIYAVDNVGDVVTETAVAGADTVQASINYTLGANLENLVLTGARNLNGTGNALANKITGNDSNNAIDGGAGGDVMAGGLGNDTYTADNAGDVVTEGAAAGIDTVNSSVSFTLGANIERLVLTGAGNIDSTGNALNNILTGNDGDNVLSGLGGSDSMIGGSGDDTYIVDSTGDALTEKEGEGTDTVRTTVAGSTLAANFENLIYIGAAAFTGTGNAMINVITGGDGNDSLSGGRGADTLKGGLGDDIYSVDNLAEVVDETGGGGIDTVRTSVTHTLASGVENLVQMGSATTTGTGNALDNTMTGNNAANRLYGMGGNDTIGGGNGDDTLRGGDGNDILLGNSGGDALLGEAGNDTLDGGAGSDDLRGGLGDDIYIVDSVGDAVSEAGGGGTDTVRSTVAFTLASGFESLVITTSQAVAGTGNAAANSLTGGNGANTLSGLGGADVVDGGGGADTIDGGAGVDTLTGGTGNDLFVFAASQASGDTVVDFTGNGASAGDAIRFTGFGTAAAGATFVQIDATHWQVNSANGAIREVISFANAAAIHASDYTFF from the coding sequence ATGTCGATCGTATTCGTCACGGGCCATACAATCCGCGGCACCGAGAATGACGACACTCTCACCGACCCCTTCGATGAAGGGGATGGCCTATACGGCTTCGGCGGCAATGACAGGCTGAATGGCCTTTCCGGAAACGACCTATTGAACGGCGGGCCGGGCGCCGATTTCCTCAATGGCAGTTTTGGCGAGGATGCCGCCGAATATTTCTTTCCCGTCACGGCGGACCTCGCCAATCCCGCGGCGAACACAGGCGACGCCGCCGGCGACACCTACAGCTCGATCGAGCATTTGATCGGGTCCATCTACAGCGACACGCTGCGCGGCAACGACGGCATCAATATCATCCTGGGCGACGAGGGCCACGACACGCTGGAAGGCAGGGGCGGCGCGGACGACCTTGATGGCGGGCTGGACAACGACAGGCTCGACGGGGGGAGCGGCTTCGACTCGCTATACGGTGGTCCAGGGAACGATGTCTTCGTTCTTGCCGACACGGTCTCGATCGACGGCGCGCTGCAATTCGACGAGATCGTCGAGGAGATCGGCAACGGCACCGATACGGCCCTGGTTTCGAGCACCGTCGGCCGTCTCACCTACGCGCTCGACGAGAATGTCGAGAACGCCGTCGTCACCGGTCTCTCGAACTTCAACCTGGTGGGCAATGAGCTCGGCAACAGCCTCACCGGCAACGGCGACGACAACAACAGAGCGGCCAATACGCTGACTGGCAACGGCGGCAACGACTTCCTGAACGGCCTCGGCGGTTTGGACACGTTGATCGGCGGCGCCGACGGCGACTATTACGAGCTCGGCGACCGGAATTTTATCGGACAGTTCGAGGACTACGTCTACGACACGGTGATCGAGGCGGCGGTCGCGGGCATCGACTTCGTGAACGTAACGCCAATCGCTTCTCCGAATTTCTACAGCAACTACACGCTGACCACCAATGTCGAGAACGGCGCGATCGCCGGCACGATTGCCTTCAACCTCACCGGCAACGAACTCAATAACGCGTTGACTGGCAACGGCGGCGCCAATGGGCTCTTCGGGGCTGCCGGTAACGACACCCTCAACGGCCTTGGCGGCCTGGACGCGCTGATCGGCGGCACCGGCGACGATACCTACGTCCTTGCCGACGCGACCAACATCAACGGTTCACTGACATGGGATACTGTCACCGAAGGTCTCGACGCCGGGATCGATACGGTCTCAGCGTCCAGCATCGTCGGCCGCCTCACCTACGCCCTGGACGCCAATATCGAGAACGCCATCGTGGCGGGCGGCTCGAATTTCAACCTCGCCGGCAACGAACTCGGCAACGTGCTGACCGGCAATAGCGCCGCCAACGTGCTGACCGGCAACGGCGGGGCCGACCAACTTCACGGCAATGCCGGCAATGATACGCTCGACGGCGGCGACGGCGCCGACACGATGCTGGGCGGGGCGGACGACGACATCTATGCGGTCGACAATGTCGGCGACGTGGTGACGGAAACCGCGGTTGCCGGCGCGGACACCGTGCAGGCGAGCATCAATTATACGCTCGGCGCCAATCTCGAAAACCTGGTCCTGACCGGCGCCCGCAACCTCAACGGTACCGGCAACGCGCTCGCCAACAAGATCACCGGGAACGACAGCAATAATGCCATCGACGGCGGCGCGGGCGGCGACGTCATGGCCGGCGGGCTCGGCAACGACACCTACACGGCTGACAATGCCGGCGATGTCGTGACGGAAGGTGCCGCCGCCGGCATCGACACAGTCAACAGCAGCGTGAGCTTCACGCTCGGCGCCAATATCGAACGGCTGGTGCTGACCGGCGCCGGCAACATCGACAGCACTGGCAATGCGCTCAACAACATCCTCACCGGCAATGACGGCGACAACGTCCTCAGCGGGCTCGGTGGCAGTGACAGCATGATCGGTGGCTCAGGCGACGACACCTACATCGTCGATTCCACCGGCGACGCGCTGACCGAGAAGGAGGGCGAAGGCACCGATACGGTGCGGACCACCGTGGCCGGCTCCACCCTGGCCGCCAATTTCGAGAACTTGATCTATATCGGCGCCGCGGCCTTTACCGGAACAGGCAATGCGATGATCAACGTCATCACCGGTGGCGACGGCAACGACAGCCTGTCGGGCGGGCGTGGGGCCGATACGCTGAAGGGCGGGCTGGGCGACGATATCTATAGCGTGGACAACCTGGCCGAGGTGGTGGACGAGACAGGTGGCGGCGGCATCGACACGGTGCGGACCTCCGTCACCCACACGCTGGCATCCGGCGTCGAGAACCTGGTCCAGATGGGCAGCGCCACCACCACGGGCACGGGCAACGCGCTCGACAACACCATGACCGGCAACAATGCCGCCAACCGCCTCTATGGCATGGGCGGCAACGACACGATCGGCGGCGGCAACGGTGACGACACGCTGCGGGGCGGCGACGGCAACGATATCCTGTTGGGCAACAGCGGCGGCGATGCCCTGCTGGGCGAGGCGGGCAACGACACGCTGGACGGCGGGGCGGGCAGCGACGACCTGCGCGGCGGCCTGGGCGACGACATCTATATCGTCGACAGCGTGGGCGACGCGGTCAGCGAGGCAGGCGGCGGCGGCACCGACACGGTGCGCAGCACGGTCGCCTTCACCCTGGCCAGCGGCTTCGAGAGCCTGGTGATCACCACGAGCCAGGCGGTGGCGGGCACCGGCAATGCCGCGGCCAACAGCCTGACCGGCGGCAACGGCGCCAACACGCTCTCCGGCCTCGGCGGGGCCGACGTCGTCGACGGCGGCGGCGGCGCGGACACGATCGACGGTGGCGCGGGGGTCGACACGCTGACGGGCGGGACCGGCAACGACCTGTTTGTCTTCGCCGCGAGCCAGGCCAGTGGTGACACCGTGGTGGACTTCACCGGCAACGGCGCCTCGGCGGGCGACGCGATCCGTTTCACCGGGTTCGGCACGGCGGCGGCCGGCGCCACCTTCGTACAGATCGACGCCACCCACTGGCAGGTGAATTCCGCCAACGGCGCCATCCGCGAAGTCATCAGCTTCGCAAACGCCGCGGCCATTCACGCCAGCGATTACACCTTTTTCTGA
- a CDS encoding beta strand repeat-containing protein — translation MATFRGTTGTDTFIGFVNVADNFQFLVSELNAGDTVFGNGGSGTDKITLLDAGTVNFGTLPSLAGIESYVLAAAGNSVTFVDSNGIDGAISVTAGTGNDTINASALSATMKVSATLGTGTDTATGGAAADTFRITAAGLTAADTINGGGNNDTLFFTTAASILSSAVFAGLTSIEQFSLAAGTNTITLSDALVNATDKDSLIVSGGTGNDTVDASTVLAGRTTILRAGGGNDTLTGGAGVDVLETTAAQLTSGDVMNGGAGTIDRVDVTAAGTVGLSAFAGISNVEQVKLKVGGITLNVDNALAAIAGGTRVAVGGSKANDIVNASTFSAGTVSVALSTGTDTVTGPAAGGTLTVQVRPTELTAADILTGGAGIAELSFLAAGTITTAQLAGVTGFGLFTLSSAGNSLTLNDTVVTANDRSVTLATFGETLFGLQVEGAGGVDRIDATALTGANALLVNNAGAGDDILRGGAGSDRLNGGSGDDSLFGGAGDDVYAVDSAGDTVVESLGGGTDLVRATASHVLAANVENLTLIGGGAINGTGNELANVIIGNGGANVLDGAGGDDILRASLGDTVIGGSGIDALSPGAVASFNLLTTPAGISGLEVIDLTGNGATALSLTATAGAGFTAGQIRIKGEAGDTLVTDAGWADFGEVMIDGQSVQRFTKGSTILYVDAAIAGVNANAPVFGTTVSGRQVIDLTSLSAAQGFIIQGDTMGDFAGNSAADAGDINGDGFDDLIVGALFGGDGGTYAGEAYVVFGAAGGFGSAVGGRQVIDLTTLSAAQGFIIQGDLAGDVAGAGVAAAGDVNGDGFDDLIVGASAGDDGGGNAGEAYVVFGAAGGFGSAVGGRQVIDLTSFSAAQGFIIQGDTANDYAGHGVSAAGDVNGDGLGDLIVGAHGGDDGGSESGEAYVVFGSTGGFGTLVGGRQVVDLTSLSAAQGFIIQGDTPGDFAGYSVSAAGDVNGDGLGDLVVGAYSGDDGGSNASEAYVVFGTNAGFGGTVGGRQVIDLTSLSAAQGFIIQGDTMDDHAGVSVSTTGDINGDGFADIIVGASGGSDGGNYAGEAYVVFGSNAGFGSAVGGRQVIDLTSLSAAQGFIIQGDATGDKAGGSVAAAGDINGDGFDDMIIGADLGDDGGSAAGEAYVVFGTDTGFGTAVGGRQVTDLTNLTAAQGFIIQGDMAGDYAGRVAGAGDLNSDGFDDLIVGARCGDDGGPNAGEAYVVFGGPAGFNLPQLAGTEGDDILTGSALAERLVGGRGDDTLIGGGGADVFNGGAGDDVIDVGSVSFARIDGGTGHDTLLLGGSLNLTTLGDSLITGIDQVTLAGGAVLTLDPGEIRALGDHGTLVVAGSGSLLAAGTWEEAGTVAMGGEQFIRLARGGTELLVGDGVDRSGIALTPAFGGAVGGRQVIDLTNLAAAQGFIIQGDTAGDIAGLSVSDAGDVNGDGFGDFVVAAAYGGDGGTKAGEAYVVFGAGGGFGSAIGGRQVIDLTSLSAAQGFIIQGDTAYDFAGASVSATGDVNGDGFGDLVVGAMAGTMAGTMPARPMWYLAPAAASVVRWAAVR, via the coding sequence ATGGCGACGTTTCGGGGGACGACGGGGACCGATACATTTATCGGCTTCGTCAATGTGGCCGATAATTTCCAGTTCCTGGTCAGCGAGTTGAATGCCGGCGATACGGTGTTCGGCAACGGCGGCAGCGGAACCGACAAGATTACCCTGCTGGACGCCGGCACGGTAAACTTCGGCACCCTGCCGAGCCTGGCCGGCATCGAATCCTATGTCCTGGCCGCGGCCGGCAACAGCGTCACTTTCGTCGACAGCAACGGCATCGACGGCGCCATCTCGGTCACCGCCGGGACGGGCAACGACACCATCAATGCCAGTGCCCTGAGCGCGACAATGAAGGTCTCGGCCACCCTGGGCACGGGTACAGACACGGCGACGGGCGGGGCCGCCGCCGACACTTTCCGCATCACCGCCGCCGGGCTGACGGCCGCCGATACGATCAACGGCGGCGGCAATAACGACACCCTGTTCTTCACCACCGCCGCCAGCATCCTGAGCAGCGCCGTCTTCGCCGGGCTGACCAGTATCGAGCAATTCAGCCTGGCCGCTGGCACCAACACTATCACCCTGTCCGATGCCCTGGTGAATGCCACGGACAAGGACAGCCTGATCGTCAGCGGCGGTACCGGCAACGACACGGTCGACGCCTCGACGGTGCTGGCCGGGCGCACCACGATCCTGCGCGCCGGCGGCGGCAACGACACGCTGACCGGCGGCGCCGGGGTCGACGTGCTGGAGACCACGGCCGCCCAGCTAACATCCGGCGACGTGATGAACGGTGGTGCCGGCACGATCGACCGGGTCGACGTCACCGCCGCCGGCACGGTCGGGTTGAGTGCCTTCGCTGGCATCAGCAATGTCGAGCAGGTGAAGCTCAAGGTCGGTGGCATCACGCTCAATGTCGACAATGCCCTGGCGGCCATCGCCGGCGGTACCCGGGTCGCTGTCGGCGGCAGCAAGGCCAACGACATCGTCAATGCCTCCACGTTCAGCGCCGGCACGGTCTCGGTCGCGCTGTCGACCGGTACCGACACGGTGACCGGGCCGGCCGCCGGGGGCACACTGACCGTCCAGGTCCGCCCGACCGAGTTGACCGCCGCCGATATCCTGACCGGTGGCGCCGGCATCGCCGAGCTATCCTTCCTCGCCGCCGGCACGATCACCACGGCGCAGCTTGCCGGGGTCACCGGTTTTGGCCTGTTCACCCTGTCGTCGGCGGGCAACAGCCTGACCCTGAACGACACCGTGGTGACGGCCAATGATCGCAGCGTCACCCTTGCCACTTTCGGTGAGACTCTGTTCGGCCTTCAGGTCGAGGGGGCCGGTGGCGTCGATCGCATCGACGCCACCGCGCTGACGGGCGCCAATGCCCTGCTGGTGAACAATGCTGGTGCCGGCGACGACATCTTGCGCGGCGGGGCGGGCAGCGACCGGCTGAATGGCGGCAGCGGGGACGATTCCCTATTCGGCGGGGCGGGCGACGACGTCTATGCCGTCGATTCGGCCGGCGACACGGTGGTGGAGAGCCTGGGCGGCGGCACCGACCTGGTGCGCGCGACGGCCAGCCATGTCCTCGCGGCAAACGTCGAGAACCTGACGCTGATCGGCGGTGGCGCGATCAATGGCACCGGCAACGAACTGGCCAATGTCATCATCGGCAATGGCGGGGCCAATGTCCTGGACGGGGCCGGCGGCGACGACATCCTCCGCGCCAGCCTGGGCGACACGGTGATCGGCGGCAGCGGCATCGACGCCCTCAGCCCGGGTGCCGTCGCCAGCTTCAACCTCCTCACCACGCCGGCGGGCATCAGCGGCCTCGAGGTGATCGACCTCACCGGCAACGGGGCGACCGCGCTCAGCCTCACCGCGACGGCAGGCGCGGGTTTCACCGCTGGCCAGATTCGCATCAAGGGCGAAGCCGGCGATACCCTGGTGACCGACGCCGGCTGGGCCGACTTCGGCGAGGTCATGATCGACGGCCAGTCGGTGCAGCGCTTCACCAAGGGCAGCACCATCCTCTATGTCGATGCCGCGATCGCCGGCGTCAATGCCAACGCGCCTGTGTTCGGTACCACGGTCAGCGGCCGCCAGGTGATCGACTTGACCAGCCTAAGCGCGGCGCAGGGCTTCATCATCCAAGGCGACACGATGGGTGATTTTGCCGGCAACAGCGCTGCCGACGCCGGCGATATCAACGGCGATGGCTTCGATGACCTGATCGTCGGCGCTTTATTCGGTGGCGACGGCGGCACCTATGCCGGCGAGGCTTATGTAGTGTTCGGCGCCGCCGGCGGCTTCGGCAGCGCGGTCGGCGGCCGCCAGGTGATCGACCTGACCACACTCTCCGCGGCACAGGGCTTCATCATCCAGGGCGACCTGGCCGGCGACGTCGCTGGCGCCGGCGTTGCCGCGGCCGGCGACGTCAACGGTGACGGCTTCGATGACCTGATCGTTGGCGCCAGTGCCGGTGACGATGGCGGGGGCAATGCCGGCGAGGCCTATGTGGTGTTCGGCGCCGCCGGCGGCTTCGGCTCGGCGGTTGGCGGGCGCCAAGTGATCGACCTGACCAGCTTCTCGGCGGCGCAGGGCTTCATCATCCAGGGCGACACGGCCAATGATTACGCCGGTCACGGCGTCTCCGCGGCGGGCGACGTGAACGGCGACGGGCTTGGCGACCTTATCGTCGGCGCCCATGGCGGCGACGATGGCGGTAGCGAATCCGGCGAGGCCTATGTGGTGTTCGGCAGCACTGGCGGGTTTGGTACGCTGGTCGGCGGCCGCCAGGTGGTCGACCTGACCAGCCTCTCGGCGGCGCAGGGCTTCATCATCCAGGGCGACACACCGGGCGATTTCGCTGGTTACAGCGTTTCTGCCGCTGGTGACGTGAACGGCGACGGGCTCGGTGACCTCGTTGTCGGCGCCTATAGCGGCGACGACGGCGGTAGCAATGCCAGCGAGGCCTATGTGGTGTTCGGCACCAATGCCGGCTTCGGCGGCACGGTCGGCGGTCGGCAAGTGATCGACTTGACCAGCTTGTCCGCGGCCCAGGGCTTCATCATCCAGGGCGACACGATGGACGATCACGCCGGCGTCAGCGTTTCTACCACCGGCGACATCAACGGCGACGGCTTCGCGGATATCATCGTCGGCGCCAGTGGCGGCAGCGATGGCGGCAACTATGCCGGCGAGGCCTATGTGGTGTTCGGCAGCAATGCCGGCTTCGGCAGCGCGGTCGGCGGCCGCCAGGTGATCGACTTGACGAGCCTGAGCGCGGCCCAGGGCTTCATCATTCAAGGCGATGCCACGGGTGACAAGGCCGGAGGCAGCGTCGCCGCGGCGGGCGACATCAACGGCGACGGTTTCGACGACATGATCATCGGCGCCGATTTGGGCGACGATGGCGGCAGCGCTGCTGGCGAGGCCTATGTGGTGTTCGGTACCGATACCGGTTTCGGTACCGCGGTCGGCGGCCGCCAAGTGACCGACCTGACCAACCTCACCGCCGCCCAGGGCTTCATCATCCAGGGCGACATGGCCGGCGACTATGCCGGCCGTGTCGCCGGCGCCGGTGACCTCAACAGCGACGGCTTCGATGACCTGATCGTCGGTGCGCGGTGTGGCGACGATGGTGGCCCCAACGCCGGCGAGGCCTATGTGGTGTTCGGCGGGCCGGCCGGCTTCAACCTGCCGCAACTTGCCGGGACCGAGGGTGACGACATCCTGACCGGCAGCGCTTTGGCCGAACGACTGGTCGGCGGCCGGGGCGACGACACGCTGATCGGCGGCGGCGGGGCCGATGTCTTCAATGGCGGGGCCGGCGACGATGTGATCGATGTGGGCAGCGTCAGCTTCGCCCGCATCGACGGCGGCACCGGCCACGACACGCTGCTGCTGGGCGGCAGCCTGAACCTCACCACCCTGGGTGACAGCCTGATCACGGGCATCGACCAGGTGACCCTCGCCGGTGGCGCCGTCCTGACCCTCGACCCGGGCGAGATCCGCGCCCTTGGCGACCATGGGACGCTGGTGGTGGCCGGCAGCGGCAGCCTGCTCGCCGCCGGCACATGGGAAGAGGCCGGTACCGTGGCGATGGGCGGCGAGCAGTTCATCCGTCTGGCCCGGGGCGGGACGGAATTGCTTGTGGGCGACGGGGTCGACCGCTCGGGCATCGCGCTGACCCCCGCCTTCGGCGGCGCGGTCGGCGGTCGCCAGGTGATTGATCTGACCAACCTTGCCGCCGCCCAGGGCTTCATCATCCAGGGTGACACGGCGGGTGACATCGCCGGCCTCAGCGTTTCCGATGCCGGCGATGTCAACGGCGACGGCTTCGGTGACTTCGTGGTCGCTGCCGCTTACGGCGGCGACGGCGGCACCAAAGCCGGCGAGGCCTATGTGGTGTTCGGTGCAGGCGGGGGCTTCGGCAGTGCGATCGGCGGCCGCCAGGTGATCGACCTGACCAGCTTGTCTGCCGCGCAAGGCTTCATCATCCAGGGCGACACCGCCTATGATTTCGCCGGTGCCAGCGTTTCCGCCACCGGCGACGTGAACGGCGACGGCTTTGGTGACCTCGTCGTCGGGGCAATGGCGGGAACGATGGCGGGAACAATGCCGGCGAGGCCTATGTGGTATTTGGCGCCAGCGGCGGCTTCGGTAGTGCGGTGGGCGGCCGTCAGGTGA
- a CDS encoding DUF2924 domain-containing protein, with protein sequence MSRSAAIDVEAAIAALDTLDAEALKQRWRELYGRDAPYKARADFLRRGLAYRLQENAFGGLKPALARRLARIAEEAARGNDHAAVLTVAAGPAPGTRLLREWNGQTQLVEVLADGFLWSGQHFTSLTAVAQAITGTRWSGPRFFGLGARS encoded by the coding sequence ATGAGCCGCTCAGCCGCTATTGACGTCGAGGCCGCAATTGCGGCCCTCGACACCCTGGACGCCGAAGCCCTGAAGCAGCGCTGGCGAGAACTCTATGGTAGGGACGCGCCCTACAAAGCCCGCGCCGACTTCCTGCGACGGGGCTTGGCCTATCGGCTGCAGGAGAACGCCTTCGGCGGGCTGAAGCCCGCCCTGGCCCGCCGTCTCGCCCGGATCGCTGAGGAAGCGGCACGTGGCAATGATCATGCGGCGGTGCTGACTGTAGCGGCTGGCCCTGCCCCCGGCACCCGCCTGCTGCGAGAATGGAACGGCCAGACCCAGCTGGTGGAAGTCCTGGCCGATGGCTTCCTCTGGTCGGGCCAACACTTCACCTCGTTGACCGCCGTGGCGCAGGCCATCACTGGCACCAGATGGTCTGGTCCCCGGTTCTTCGGCCTGGGGGCTCGGTCATGA
- a CDS encoding DUF3489 domain-containing protein: protein MTTNLTDRQLIILGAAAARSDLAALPLPDSLKLNAGAATLVLKSLIARKLIEECPAERGQKTWQERDGQRFALKITEAGLLAIGIDPPQTAESTEPPAPSKPDPAAIRQGTKLAQVLDLLRRPEGATIGEISATTDWQAHSVRGFISGTLKKKLGLTITSETEGDRGRVYRVAPDTGDAA, encoded by the coding sequence ATGACCACCAACCTCACCGACCGCCAGCTCATCATCTTGGGTGCGGCGGCTGCCCGCAGCGACCTCGCCGCCCTGCCCCTACCCGATAGCCTGAAGCTCAATGCCGGCGCCGCGACGCTCGTCCTCAAGAGCCTGATCGCGAGGAAGCTTATCGAGGAATGCCCTGCCGAGCGAGGCCAGAAGACCTGGCAGGAGCGTGATGGCCAGCGTTTCGCCCTGAAGATCACCGAAGCGGGCCTGCTGGCGATCGGCATCGACCCGCCTCAGACCGCGGAGAGTACCGAACCGCCTGCACCTTCCAAGCCCGACCCGGCGGCGATCCGCCAGGGGACCAAGCTGGCCCAGGTCCTAGACCTGCTTCGCCGGCCGGAGGGTGCCACCATCGGGGAGATCAGCGCAACCACCGACTGGCAGGCCCATTCAGTCCGCGGTTTCATCAGCGGCACGCTCAAGAAGAAGCTCGGCCTAACCATCACCTCGGAGACCGAGGGCGATCGCGGCCGCGTCTATCGCGTCGCTCCGGACACTGGTGACGCGGCATGA
- a CDS encoding FG-GAP repeat protein, which translates to MVFGASGGFGSAVGGRQVIDLTSLSAAQGFIIQGDTAYDYAGACVAAAGDVNGDGLGDIIIGAYAGDDGGDGAGEAYVVFGTTTGFGTAVGGRQVIDLTSLSAAQGFIIQGDTAGDFGGRSVSTAGDINGDGLNDLIVGASGGDDGGTNAGEAYVVFGTDGGFGTAVGGRQVIDLTSLSATQGFVIQGDTEGDYAGRSVSAAGDVNGDGFDDMIVGAHGGEDGGANAGAAYVVFGTDAGFGSAVGGRQVIDLTSLSAAQGFIVQGDAAGDLAGRGVSAAGDVNGDGFDDMIVGALQGADGGIDAGEAYVVFGTDGGFGTAVGGRQVIDLSLLSAAQGFIIQGDLPGDFAGVSVSAAGDINSDGFADLIVGAHGGDDGGIDAGEAYVLFGGPAGFTLPQVAGTSGNDALTGSAVAERLIGGLGNDLLIGGGGADVFVGAAGDDIVDIGAGDFFRIDGGTGSDTLKVSGDLDFTAIGGSAIIGIEGIDSTGNGAQALTLDIDAVLAIGATNRDVLGTTADNVLILRGDAADSLDLTGFGTAASTIAFGGVDYDLYQIAGRTVLAVGTDFILA; encoded by the coding sequence GTGGTATTTGGCGCCAGCGGCGGCTTCGGTAGTGCGGTGGGCGGCCGTCAGGTGATCGACCTGACCAGCCTCTCGGCCGCGCAAGGCTTCATCATCCAGGGCGACACGGCCTATGACTACGCCGGCGCCTGCGTTGCCGCCGCCGGCGATGTGAACGGCGACGGGCTCGGCGACATCATCATCGGCGCCTATGCCGGCGACGATGGCGGCGACGGTGCCGGCGAGGCCTATGTGGTGTTCGGCACCACCACCGGCTTCGGCACGGCGGTCGGCGGCCGCCAGGTCATTGACCTGACCAGCCTCTCGGCCGCGCAGGGCTTCATCATCCAGGGTGACACGGCGGGTGATTTTGGCGGCCGCAGCGTGTCCACCGCCGGCGACATCAACGGCGATGGCCTCAACGACCTGATCGTCGGCGCCAGTGGCGGCGACGACGGCGGGACCAATGCCGGCGAAGCCTATGTGGTGTTCGGTACCGATGGCGGCTTCGGCACGGCGGTTGGCGGCCGTCAGGTGATCGACCTCACCAGCCTTTCCGCCACCCAGGGCTTCGTCATTCAGGGCGATACGGAAGGTGACTACGCCGGCCGCAGCGTTTCCGCTGCCGGCGACGTGAACGGCGACGGTTTCGATGACATGATTGTCGGCGCCCACGGCGGTGAAGATGGCGGCGCCAATGCCGGCGCGGCCTATGTGGTGTTTGGCACCGATGCCGGCTTCGGCAGCGCGGTGGGCGGCCGCCAGGTGATCGACCTCACCAGCCTCTCGGCCGCCCAGGGCTTCATTGTCCAAGGCGATGCCGCCGGCGACCTTGCCGGGCGCGGCGTCTCCGCCGCCGGCGACGTCAACGGCGACGGCTTTGATGACATGATCGTCGGCGCCCTCCAAGGCGCCGACGGCGGCATTGATGCTGGCGAGGCCTATGTGGTGTTCGGTACCGATGGCGGCTTCGGCACGGCGGTCGGCGGCCGCCAGGTGATCGACTTGAGCCTGCTTTCGGCCGCGCAGGGCTTCATCATCCAGGGCGACTTGCCGGGTGATTTCGCCGGTGTCAGCGTTTCTGCCGCCGGTGACATCAATAGCGACGGCTTCGCCGATCTCATCGTCGGCGCCCATGGCGGCGACGATGGCGGCATCGATGCCGGTGAGGCTTACGTGCTCTTCGGCGGCCCGGCCGGCTTCACCCTGCCCCAGGTCGCCGGCACCAGCGGTAACGACGCGCTGACCGGCTCGGCAGTGGCGGAGCGGCTGATCGGCGGCCTGGGCAACGACCTGCTGATCGGCGGCGGCGGGGCCGATGTCTTTGTCGGCGCGGCGGGCGATGACATTGTCGATATCGGCGCGGGCGATTTCTTCCGCATCGATGGCGGCACCGGCAGCGACACCCTGAAAGTAAGCGGCGACCTCGACTTCACCGCCATCGGGGGGAGCGCAATCATCGGCATCGAGGGCATCGACAGCACCGGCAACGGCGCACAGGCGCTGACCCTCGACATTGATGCTGTGCTGGCGATCGGCGCAACCAACCGCGACGTCTTGGGTACCACGGCCGACAATGTCCTGATCTTGCGCGGCGACGCCGCCGACAGCCTGGACCTGACCGGCTTTGGCACCGCCGCTTCGACCATCGCCTTCGGCGGCGTCGATTACGACCTCTACCAGATTGCCGGCCGCACCGTGCTGGCAGTAGGAACCGATTTCATTCTGGCATAG